The genomic segment TAAGTAGGTGAGGTACACTACGAGTAATAAGTAGTGAGTAATAAGTAAATTTATTACTTATTAGGACTTACGCAAAACACTTCTCAAACTCTTATTTCTCCGTGAACTCCCGAAGTTTGCTCAACGCGGGGAACCCGCGCACGCAACTTCTCTCTGCGCCTCTGTGGTTAGTTCTTCCGTAGCCTGTGCGTAAGTCCTGACTCATTACTCATTATTCATTACTTTTTCGGTAGTTGTTTAGATTGTATAGCTGTAGAAAGCTTTGCTAACATTTGCGTGCGAGATGAAACTTCTAGCTTGCGGAACATTCTTTTTAAAGCTTGTTTAACAGAGTTTTGGGTAATCCACAATTCACGACTTATTTCTGCGTTGCTACAACCTTGCGCTACTAGTATAGCAATTTCCACTTCTCTAGGGGTTAAATTTGCGGTTTGGAAAGGTGGATGTGGGGATTTTGTCATTGTTACCCAAGTGGAAATATGCAGACAAATCGCACTTAAATCTGTGAGATTTTGCGAATCGAATGCAGGTATGTTTTGTTGACGGGTAAAACCTAATGCACCTACTAATTTACCAGTGCTGACAATTGGCCCGGCCATGACATGATAGTGATCAGGACGGGGACAAATCAATTTCCATGTTTTTGGTTCAACTACTAAGGCTTCGTGAACTGGGGCGTGGCGTTCTAGTAAGTAACGTGCGACTGGGTTGTATTGGGGTGATAAAGCTATTAGTATTGCTTTGTCAATCAGATGAGTTTGATCAAAGAAAAATAGCCCACTGCGTGTAGCGGCAAAATACTGACTGATATCTGTGGATATGTGCGATCGCAATGTCTGTTCATCTTCAGCTTGAGCAATTGCCCGAAATATATCTTGTAATGCGACCATAGGCAAATTGTACACTTTCGAGGTCTAGAAGTAATATCGCCCCAAATTTATCTTAGAGCAAAGTACTGAGTGTAGATTTTGGGATAAATTAACTATGACTGCCAATTCTGATTACGCTGATCCATCAGTTATCGTTGATACCCAATGGTTAGCAGATCATCTCCATGATCCTAATGTTCGCATTGTTGAAGTAGATACAAGTCCAGAGCTTTACAAAAATGCCCATCTACCGGGTGCTGTATTTTGGAATATTTTTACAGACTTACTCTTACCAGATTTCAAAATTAATTTAGATGCGATCGCTTTTACCAAACTCATGGCACGCTCTGGTATCACCAATGATACAACAGTTATTGCTTATGGCAATTATCCCGGCATCGGCGGCTGGATTTTTTGGTTGTTAAAAGTCTTTGGTCACGATAATGTCCGAGTTCTCAATGGCGGCTATCAAAAATGGCAGTCAGAAAATCGTCCACTCGCAACTGAGTTATCTACATTTCCATCCACTGATTATCAACCCCAAGCGCCTGATCATAGTTTGAGAGTCTTACATCCTGAAGTTGAAGCTGCAAGTCATCAACAGGAACCCATTTTGTTAGATGTCCGCACAATTCAAGAATACAACGGTGAGTGGTTTTTTAATCAGCCACCCAAAGCCAATGAACGCACTGGACATATCCCTAGCGCAGTTCATCTTGAGCATATCCTGACACTGAATGAGGACGGTACTTTTAAATCATTTGCTGAATTGAAAAATCTTTATACCAGCCAAGGTATTACACCTGATAAAGAAATTTTCCCCTATTGTGCGATCGGTGGACGTTCTGGATATATTTGGTTTGTTTTAAAGTATTTACTAGGCTATCCAAATGTTCGCAATTACGACGGCTCTTGGAATGAATGGAGTCGCCTGAATGACTTATCGTAGGGAACAGGTGATAGGTGACAGGTAACAGTTTTGATGATGTTGGGTTCTGTTCCTCTACCCAACCCTAGTCTCTATCAAAGTTTCTGTTCTGTTCCCACAGGCGTAGGTGTTTCTGTAGGCGTTTCTATCGGTGTGGGGGTTTCTATGGGTGTTTCTGTAGGTGTGGGTGTGGGTGTCTCCACAGGGATGGGACTTTCCGCAG from the Aulosira sp. FACHB-615 genome contains:
- a CDS encoding LuxR C-terminal-related transcriptional regulator, coding for MVALQDIFRAIAQAEDEQTLRSHISTDISQYFAATRSGLFFFDQTHLIDKAILIALSPQYNPVARYLLERHAPVHEALVVEPKTWKLICPRPDHYHVMAGPIVSTGKLVGALGFTRQQNIPAFDSQNLTDLSAICLHISTWVTMTKSPHPPFQTANLTPREVEIAILVAQGCSNAEISRELWITQNSVKQALKRMFRKLEVSSRTQMLAKLSTAIQSKQLPKK
- a CDS encoding sulfurtransferase; this encodes MTANSDYADPSVIVDTQWLADHLHDPNVRIVEVDTSPELYKNAHLPGAVFWNIFTDLLLPDFKINLDAIAFTKLMARSGITNDTTVIAYGNYPGIGGWIFWLLKVFGHDNVRVLNGGYQKWQSENRPLATELSTFPSTDYQPQAPDHSLRVLHPEVEAASHQQEPILLDVRTIQEYNGEWFFNQPPKANERTGHIPSAVHLEHILTLNEDGTFKSFAELKNLYTSQGITPDKEIFPYCAIGGRSGYIWFVLKYLLGYPNVRNYDGSWNEWSRLNDLS